The following coding sequences are from one Mycobacterium bourgelatii window:
- the usfY gene encoding protein UsfY, with protein sequence MCDTKDPIDHFRTTCPHTGEFFIDRLSWPGLLSVVLGLASLIGGVASAAYKHHEWLLTFGVVGLLAITGGIAWLVLEHRRVMRIESLWLSAYSELGTAAHQS encoded by the coding sequence ATGTGTGACACAAAAGATCCCATCGACCACTTCCGCACAACCTGCCCGCACACCGGGGAATTCTTCATCGACCGATTGTCTTGGCCGGGGCTGCTTTCGGTAGTGCTGGGTCTCGCCTCGCTGATCGGCGGTGTGGCCTCCGCAGCGTATAAGCACCACGAGTGGTTGCTGACATTCGGAGTGGTCGGACTGTTGGCGATCACCGGTGGTATCGCTTGGCTGGTGCTCGAGCACCGTCGGGTGATGAGAATCGAAAGCCTTTGGCTTTCGGCCTATTCCGAACTCGGCACCGCCGCGCACCAGTCCTAA
- the hypB gene encoding hydrogenase nickel incorporation protein HypB has translation MGRFHRHDDGTVHSHDHDDDGHHHHNHGDHGDHGDHGDHGDHEHSHGDHDHGDHSGYATGSQRIEVLESIFAENDSRADINRKLFESNGVRALNLMSSPGSGKTTVLAATLDELAGEVSVGVIEGDIATDLDAAKLDGRGAQISLLNTSNGFGGECHLDAPMVNRALQGLELAPLDLVIIENVGNLVCPAEFDVGEHAKAMVYSVTEGEDKPLKYPVMFRSVDVVLLNKTDLVPHLDVDVDSYIEHIRKVNPTATILPVSARTGEGMKSWFDWVREFAAAR, from the coding sequence ATGGGTAGGTTTCACCGGCACGACGATGGCACGGTGCACAGCCACGACCACGACGACGACGGTCACCACCACCACAACCACGGGGATCACGGGGATCACGGGGATCACGGGGATCACGGGGATCACGAGCACAGTCACGGTGACCACGACCATGGTGACCACAGCGGGTATGCCACCGGATCTCAGCGCATCGAGGTGCTGGAATCGATCTTCGCCGAGAACGACTCCCGGGCCGACATCAACCGCAAGCTGTTCGAGAGCAACGGCGTTCGAGCGCTGAATCTGATGAGCTCGCCGGGCTCCGGCAAGACCACCGTGCTGGCCGCCACCCTCGACGAACTTGCCGGCGAAGTGTCCGTAGGAGTGATCGAAGGCGATATCGCGACCGACCTGGACGCCGCCAAACTCGACGGTCGGGGCGCCCAGATCTCGTTGTTGAACACCAGCAACGGATTCGGCGGCGAGTGCCACCTGGACGCCCCGATGGTCAACCGGGCACTACAGGGACTCGAGCTGGCACCGTTGGACCTGGTGATCATCGAGAACGTCGGCAACCTGGTCTGCCCCGCCGAGTTCGACGTCGGCGAACACGCCAAGGCGATGGTGTACTCGGTCACCGAAGGCGAGGACAAGCCACTGAAATACCCGGTGATGTTCCGGTCCGTCGACGTCGTGCTGCTGAACAAGACGGACTTGGTCCCGCACCTCGACGTGGATGTCGACAGCTACATCGAACACATCCGGAAAGTGAACCCGACCGCGACGATCTTGCCGGTGAGTGCCCGCACCGGCGAAGGCATGAAGAGCTGGTTCGACTGGGTGCGGGAGTTCGCCGCGGCCCGTTAG
- a CDS encoding hydrogenase maturation nickel metallochaperone HypA, whose protein sequence is MHELSLCQAIAGVVKPHAAGRHVDVVRVQVGALRQVVPESLEFCWSLVCEHLDDSMTDTQLELEFLPAEVACRPCGERSVIDSRWSVCCAKCESVDVEVLRGNEFLVTSIEVS, encoded by the coding sequence GTGCACGAGCTGTCGCTGTGTCAGGCTATCGCCGGCGTGGTCAAGCCCCACGCGGCGGGTCGCCACGTCGACGTCGTGCGGGTCCAGGTCGGTGCGCTCCGCCAGGTGGTGCCCGAGTCGCTTGAGTTCTGCTGGTCGCTGGTGTGTGAGCACTTGGATGACAGCATGACCGATACCCAACTGGAGCTCGAGTTCCTGCCCGCCGAGGTGGCGTGCCGCCCCTGCGGGGAGCGGTCGGTGATCGACTCGCGATGGTCGGTGTGCTGCGCGAAGTGTGAGAGCGTGGACGTCGAGGTGTTACGCGGCAACGAGTTCCTGGTGACCTCGATCGAGGTGTCGTGA
- a CDS encoding ABC transporter permease has protein sequence MSRTLRRKLRRDVWGERWRFLAIAAIIAIGVAVFIGATDSYRNLDQSFDRTYAAQRLPDAILSGLGAAALRDDAAALPGRPLVEVRHQADVGIRVNGHALYGRAIGVPASRQPTVSLLDLRAGALPGAGQLVVEQHVADHHHLDPGDTVELLGRQGWQPVTVIGCALSPEYLWPARSAQEVLTTPEDFGVVFLPDDELQRAVPDATEQIVVYAQDRSAADTLTAAAGDLARKAGLQFVAREDQASFHTLRDDVMQFRSLAGLLPWLFLAAVVLGTYVLLSRIVAAQRALIGTLVANGLSTAAVRRHYLGYGVACAVLGAVPGLCGGYFLSGWITTRFTTAIALPMQLTTIHPLTYVIAAVAAVAVALLAAVAPANAAARMQPAEAMRIAPPMDRGRLSLIERLIPALGRVPSRWRMVLRAISRNRRRTSFTVVGVTVSIILVMVFAGMRDTLPGTVHRQFGQIARQDGEAVLSGPSDAVMDKLRGDPDVAAAEAYSAYGISVYSGDHRYETQLVGLAPETQLHTFPGESGADRLTGDGVLLGVGLRELLSTSLGDRIEIVLPQSGIRFSERVAGFVDEPFSPVVYISLDQLRAHADSLPVNGVLIKFRPGTNERAAGDRIAALPGVVAFRSTTSLAATMRKAFSLYDTLVGIMLVFATVMAAALLYNAMSANISERIGEFGALHAQGMGAGMMSRLIAAENVGLALLAIPFGVVGGVLLADRLLSTYHSLGYHLRLDMRPTTPVVVAGAMLLAAALAQLSVVRRIHGLDLARIVRERAL, from the coding sequence GTGAGCCGTACTTTGCGACGCAAATTGCGTCGTGACGTGTGGGGGGAACGATGGCGCTTCCTGGCCATCGCCGCGATCATCGCCATCGGCGTGGCCGTATTCATCGGCGCCACAGACAGCTACCGAAATCTTGACCAATCCTTCGACCGAACCTACGCAGCCCAGCGGCTGCCGGATGCGATCCTGTCCGGACTCGGGGCAGCCGCGCTGCGCGACGACGCCGCCGCACTGCCGGGCAGGCCGCTCGTCGAGGTCCGCCATCAAGCCGACGTCGGCATCCGAGTGAACGGACACGCGCTGTACGGCCGCGCCATCGGCGTACCCGCTTCCCGGCAACCGACGGTGTCGTTGCTCGACCTGCGCGCGGGTGCGCTGCCCGGCGCCGGGCAGCTGGTGGTCGAACAGCATGTGGCCGACCACCATCACCTTGATCCCGGAGACACCGTCGAGCTGCTGGGACGGCAAGGCTGGCAACCGGTTACGGTTATCGGCTGCGCGCTCTCCCCCGAGTATCTCTGGCCCGCACGCTCCGCCCAGGAGGTTCTCACCACGCCCGAAGATTTCGGCGTGGTCTTCCTGCCCGACGACGAATTGCAGCGCGCAGTACCCGACGCGACCGAGCAGATCGTGGTCTACGCGCAGGACCGTTCGGCGGCGGACACCCTGACCGCGGCAGCCGGCGACCTGGCCCGAAAGGCCGGGCTGCAGTTCGTAGCTCGCGAAGACCAGGCGTCGTTTCACACCCTGCGGGACGACGTCATGCAGTTCCGCAGCCTCGCCGGGCTGTTGCCGTGGCTGTTCCTTGCGGCCGTCGTGCTCGGCACCTATGTGCTGCTGTCCCGAATCGTCGCGGCACAGCGAGCACTGATCGGAACCCTGGTGGCCAATGGACTTTCGACAGCCGCCGTGCGCAGGCACTATCTCGGCTACGGGGTCGCCTGTGCCGTGTTGGGGGCGGTGCCCGGGTTGTGCGGCGGCTACTTCCTCAGCGGATGGATCACCACCAGGTTTACGACGGCCATCGCGCTACCCATGCAGCTCACCACGATTCACCCGCTCACCTATGTGATCGCCGCCGTCGCAGCGGTCGCCGTCGCGCTGTTGGCCGCGGTGGCGCCGGCCAATGCGGCGGCGCGAATGCAACCCGCCGAGGCGATGCGAATCGCCCCACCGATGGATCGCGGTCGCCTCAGCCTGATCGAGCGACTGATCCCGGCGCTGGGACGCGTCCCGTCGCGCTGGCGGATGGTGCTGCGGGCCATCTCGCGGAACCGTCGGCGCACGTCGTTCACCGTGGTGGGGGTGACGGTGTCCATCATTCTGGTAATGGTTTTCGCGGGTATGCGCGACACCCTTCCCGGTACGGTGCATCGGCAATTCGGGCAGATCGCGCGACAAGACGGTGAGGCCGTGCTGTCCGGCCCGTCCGACGCGGTAATGGACAAGCTGCGCGGAGATCCCGATGTCGCTGCGGCCGAGGCCTATAGCGCTTACGGCATCAGCGTCTATTCCGGTGACCATCGATACGAAACCCAACTGGTCGGGCTGGCACCGGAAACTCAATTGCACACCTTTCCAGGAGAATCGGGCGCGGACCGGCTCACCGGTGATGGTGTCTTGCTCGGGGTGGGTTTGCGCGAATTGCTGTCTACCTCGCTGGGCGACCGCATCGAGATCGTGCTGCCCCAATCCGGGATCCGGTTCAGCGAGCGGGTCGCCGGATTCGTCGACGAACCGTTCTCCCCGGTCGTGTACATCTCATTGGACCAGCTACGGGCGCACGCGGATTCGCTGCCGGTCAACGGTGTGCTGATCAAGTTCAGACCCGGCACCAACGAGCGCGCGGCCGGCGACCGGATAGCCGCACTACCGGGAGTGGTGGCGTTCCGGTCCACGACGTCGCTCGCGGCGACCATGCGGAAGGCCTTCAGCCTCTACGACACCCTGGTAGGCATCATGCTCGTTTTCGCCACCGTCATGGCGGCCGCCCTCTTGTATAACGCGATGTCGGCCAACATATCCGAACGGATCGGTGAGTTCGGTGCACTACATGCCCAAGGCATGGGCGCCGGCATGATGTCCCGGTTGATCGCCGCCGAAAACGTCGGCCTCGCATTGCTTGCGATCCCGTTTGGGGTGGTGGGCGGTGTCCTGCTCGCGGATCGTCTGCTGTCCACTTATCACAGCCTCGGCTACCACCTTCGGCTCGACATGCGGCCGACGACGCCCGTGGTGGTGGCGGGCGCCATGCTCCTTGCCGCCGCGTTGGCCCAATTATCCGTTGTGCGACGAATTCACGGCCT
- a CDS encoding ABC transporter ATP-binding protein — translation MLRLANIGKTYGSGPTRVVALHDVDLEVTAGEFVVLLGPSGSGKTTLLNIIGGIEQPSDGEIEVDGQNIGRFDRKRRTQYRREHVGFVFQFFNLVPTLTALENVELLAELTGPDARARSRAALERVGVGDVADRFPAQLSGGQQQRVAIARAIVKQPPLLLCDEPTGSLDLSTGRQVLAALSDLARTGTQTIVLVTHNSEIARMADRVLWLHSGAISKAERIENPVNASELDW, via the coding sequence ATGCTGCGATTGGCCAATATCGGCAAGACGTACGGCAGCGGACCCACCCGAGTTGTCGCCCTGCACGACGTCGATCTGGAAGTCACCGCCGGCGAATTCGTGGTGCTGCTCGGCCCGTCAGGATCGGGAAAGACGACGCTGCTCAACATCATCGGTGGCATCGAGCAGCCGTCCGACGGCGAGATCGAGGTCGACGGTCAAAACATCGGTCGGTTCGACCGCAAGCGCCGCACTCAGTATCGCCGCGAGCATGTCGGTTTCGTCTTTCAATTCTTCAACCTGGTGCCCACGCTGACGGCACTCGAGAATGTCGAACTCCTGGCCGAGCTGACCGGACCCGATGCGCGGGCCCGCAGTCGTGCCGCCCTGGAACGAGTGGGCGTCGGCGACGTCGCGGACCGCTTCCCCGCCCAACTGTCCGGGGGCCAGCAGCAGCGCGTTGCGATCGCCCGGGCGATCGTCAAGCAGCCTCCGCTGCTGCTCTGCGATGAACCCACCGGAAGCCTCGACCTGAGCACCGGACGACAAGTCTTGGCTGCGCTAAGCGACCTGGCTCGCACCGGTACTCAGACCATCGTCCTGGTGACACACAATTCCGAGATAGCGCGGATGGCGGATCGGGTGCTGTGGCTGCACTCGGGCGCGATCAGCAAGGCCGAGCGGATCGAAAATCCGGTGAACGCATCGGAATTGGACTGGTGA
- a CDS encoding BlaI/MecI/CopY family transcriptional regulator — translation MPGLRPLGELEQAVMEELWKARSPQTGRHLHNALSVHRRLAYTTITTVLARLTAKGLVVAYRDERAHRYAPRREHGELVAELMAEALSHATDVAARRSALMRFVASVNPDDASALKCALAQVHAADHPGGGWPSSAC, via the coding sequence GTGCCGGGTTTGAGACCGCTGGGCGAGCTTGAACAAGCGGTCATGGAGGAGCTGTGGAAGGCGCGCAGCCCGCAGACCGGGCGCCACTTGCACAACGCCCTGTCGGTTCACCGCCGCCTCGCCTACACCACGATCACGACCGTCCTCGCGCGATTGACGGCCAAGGGACTCGTGGTGGCATACCGCGACGAGCGGGCGCATCGTTATGCGCCGCGCCGGGAGCACGGTGAACTGGTGGCCGAGCTGATGGCCGAGGCGCTTTCGCACGCGACGGACGTGGCCGCCCGCCGGTCCGCGCTGATGCGCTTCGTCGCAAGCGTCAACCCCGACGATGCGTCGGCGCTGAAGTGCGCGCTGGCCCAGGTTCACGCCGCGGACCACCCAGGTGGGGGATGGCCGTCCAGTGCGTGCTGA